In Eleutherodactylus coqui strain aEleCoq1 chromosome 4, aEleCoq1.hap1, whole genome shotgun sequence, the following are encoded in one genomic region:
- the LOC136624456 gene encoding gastrula zinc finger protein XlCGF26.1-like, which yields FISQLVKLEEDLIPIDATETHVRGYQPCKEGIPTDDAPDDDIRSSEEHLISSGFTVEDDGNIQDTHEEPAIIPDVPSALPSKHLSSDPFIEVPSSNSSQTSRQHNIYRRDVKEETVVTGKKPFSCSECGKCFTAKSSLVEHLKIHTGERRFSCSVCGKCFTQKLGLVNHQRIHTGEKQFSCPVCGKCFTQKSHLVNHQRIHTGENSFSCSECGKCFTQKYGLVNHQRIHTGEKAFSCSECGKCFTQKYVLVNHQRIHTGKKPFSCSVCGKCFTRKSRLADHQRNHTGEKPFSCSVCGKCFTTKSRLVDHQRIHTGEKSFSCSECGKCLTRKSHLVDHQRIHTGEKPFSCSECGKCFTRKSRLVDHQRIHTGENSFSCSECGKCFAQKSVLVNHQRTHTGKKSFQNVANVF from the exons tttatttcacagctggtgaaactggaggaagatctgatccctattgatgctacagagacacatgtgagggggtatcagccgtgtaaggaggggattcctacagatgacgccccag atgacgacatCAGGAGCTCAGAGGAACATTTGATATCTTCAGGTTTTACAGTGGAAGATGATGGTAACATACAAGATACACACGaagagcctgccattatcccagatgtaccctcagcccttcccagcaaacatCTGTCATCTGATCCTTTTATAGAGGTTCCATCTTCTAATTCATCACAGACTAGTAGGCAACATAACATTTACAGAAGAGATGTTAAAGAAGAAACAGTTGTcacagggaagaagccattttcatgttcagaatgtgggaaatgttttaccgcaAAATCATCCCTTGTTGAACATCTGAaaattcacactggtgagaggcGATTTTcgtgttctgtctgtgggaaatgttttactcagaaattaGGTCTTGTTaaccatcagagaattcacacaggagagaagcaatTTTCATGTCCggtctgtgggaaatgttttacgcagaaatcacatcttgttaatcatcagagaattcacacaggagagaactcattttcatgttcagaatgtgggaaatgttttacccagaaatatggtcttgttaatcatcagagaattcacacaggagagaaggcattttcatgttcagaatgtgggaaatgttttacccagaaatatgttcttgttaatcatcagagaattcacacaggaaagaagccattttcatgttctgtctgtgggaaatgttttaccagaaaatcacGTCTTGCTgatcatcagagaaatcacactggagagaagccattttcatgttctgtctgtgggaaatgttttaccacaaaatcacgtcttgttgatcatcagagaattcacacaggagagaagtcattttcatgttcagaatgtgggaaatgtcttaccagaaaatcacatcttgttgatcatcagagaattcacacaggagaaaaaccattttcatgttcagaatgtgggaaatgttttaccagaaaatcacgtcttgttgatcatcagagaattcacacaggagagaactcattttcatgttcagaatgtgggaaatgttttgctcagaaatcagttcttgttaatcatcagagaactcacacagggaagaagtcaTTTCAGAATGTAGCAAATGTTTTTTga